The following nucleotide sequence is from Paracrocinitomix mangrovi.
GATTGGTGGGCAGTATTGATTCCTATTTACAACATCATTGTGCTCTGGCAATTTTCACAAGAAGTTGCTCGAAGATTTGGTAAAGAATCATCCTTCGGAGTTGGCTTGTTCTTTTTAGGCGGAATTTTCTGGGCAATTTTAGGATTCGGAAATGCTCAATATGAAGGCGCAGTTAGACCAACTGATGACGAACTTCTAGATGCCTAACAATTAAGAAAAGTTTTAGAATAAAATTTAAATAAAAATATGAGTGAAGAAATCTTAGATGCAACTCCTGAAATGGGATCATCAGAAGGAAGACCGGTATTTATTACAGTATTGTGTATATTAACCTGGGTGGGTTCAGGAATTGGAATGTTGGGGCCATTGACAAGAGGATTGAATAATTATAGTAATCCTTTGTGGTATGATTTGGCATTGGCAGCAACAAGTGTTGTTACTGCTTATGCAGCATATGAAATTTGGAACCTTAAAAAGAGAGGATTATACATTTACACAGTTGCAGAGGTAATTTCCATAATTATGCCGATTGTGTACATATACATGATAGCACCGGCTTTTGTAAGAAATATGGCCATGTCTGTGATTTTTATCTATACAATATTTCCAATTTCTTTTATTGTAATGTATTGGGTGAATGCTAAGCACCTGAAGTAGCAATTGATTCAGGGATAATGACATACCAGCAAAACATTGTGTCTGGTTATTTTTAAATGTATTTGTGGAATAGTAAATTTTCAATTACTATATTGCAATCAAAATCGAAACTTACTAATTATGTCAGAAGAAATTATTGACCAAAATGAAAGCGGTGGAGCAACTACAGTTCCAGATGCAGTGAAAACTCTATCAATCCTTAGTATTGTTGGAAATAGTCTTTGGGGACTATTAATTTTAATAGCCTTGTTCTACATTCTTGGAGCAACTGGTTCAATGGGACGTTTTATGCCTGCAGGTGCAGGAGGAATGGTAGCAATGGTCGTTGTGATCATTATTTTAATGCTATTATTGAACGTTTTAGGTTTGGTAGCAGCTATCAAAATGATGCAAGGAAACAAAAAGGCCTTTATCTTGTATGCCATTGTTACAGGAATTTGGGCTTTGTTAATGCTTGTTGCAGGAGCAAATGGCGGACAAATTTTAAATATTGTTAGCGGTTTAGCTTCAGCTGGATTTATTGTAGCATTAGGAATGCAAATGAAAAATATGCCTGACTAGTTATTGGCATTTTCAAAATATTAAATCGCAAGTCTTTTGGC
It contains:
- a CDS encoding DUF5684 domain-containing protein; translation: MFLIVYIVFVLSLTVFLVVGQYKAFEKAGQPGWSIFVPIYNIIIMFRVAGRDDWWAVLIPIYNIIVLWQFSQEVARRFGKESSFGVGLFFLGGIFWAILGFGNAQYEGAVRPTDDELLDA